In one window of Ptiloglossa arizonensis isolate GNS036 chromosome 5, iyPtiAriz1_principal, whole genome shotgun sequence DNA:
- the Mgat1 gene encoding alpha-1,3-mannosyl-glycoprotein 2-beta-N-acetylglucosaminyltransferase isoform X2: MRNRSVSVIFGSLVLWGLIIYFLISDQPANKERDTARVSNQISKLERRIKQEIALNQELLQDIKEDKQRKKKLDTANANADEKQKNTNRVNQTKILLEKEGKSTENNNKNAQPLQPELTHSSETSHNVPTKGKLPDGSPIIPVLVFSCNRVTVQRCLDQLIHYRPSIDQFPIIVSEDCQHRQTAEVIAKYGSQIMHIQQPDQSDVEVPPKEKKFKGYFKIARHYGWALNHVFFQLGYDTVIIVEDDLDIAPDFFEYFLGTYPLLVSDNSLWCVSAWNDNGKAGLVDQNAADVLYRTDFFPGLGWMLTRQLWAELSPKWPKSYWDDWIRQPEQRRNRACIRPEISRTRTFGKTGVSNGMFYERHLKYIKLNTEYVHFTKMNLTYLLKDNYDINFVNDVYQSTVVSFSELKNEKVVAPGASGVPRTGYRGVVTFFYKARRVHLAPNANWNGYDITWS, encoded by the exons ATGCGGAACAGGTCAGTTAGTGTTATCTTTGGCTCTTTGGTCCTGTGGGGTTTGATTATATACTTTTTGATTTCTGATCAGCCAGCAAACAAGGAAAGGGACACG gcTAGAGTGTCCAATCAAATTAGCAAATTGGAAAGGAGAATAAAGCAAGAAATAGCACTGAATCAAGAGCTTCTTCAAGATATTAAAGAAGATAAGCAACGTAAAA AGAAGTTAGACACTGCAAATGCAAATGCAGATGAAAAGCAGAAGAATACGAATCGTGTTAACCAGACTAAAATTCTTCttgagaaagagggaaaaagtacagaaaataataataaaaatgctcAACCTTTGCAACCAGAATTAACACATTCT aGTGAAACCTCTCACAATGTTCCTACAAAAGGGAAACTACCAGATGGATCTCCAATAATACCAGTTTTGGTATTCTCTTGCAATCGAGTTACTGTACAAAGATGTTTGGATCAATTGATACATTACAGACCCAGCATAGACCAGTTTCCAATTATTGTCTCAGAAGATTGCCAACACCGTCAAACTGCTGAAGTAATTGCCAAATACGGGAGTCAAATAATGCATATACAG CAACCAGATCAATCGGATGTTGAAGTGCCgccgaaagaaaaaaagtttaaaGGCTACTTCAAAATCGCTCGCCACTATGGATGGGCTCTCAATCACGTCTTCTTTCAACTTGGATATGATACTGTGATAATAGTTGAAG atgATTTAGATATAGCCCCGgatttttttgaatattttctgggCACATATCCTTTACTAGTATCCGATAATTCCCTGTGGTGCGTATCAGCATGGAATGACAATGGTAAAGCTGGTTTGGTTGACCAGAATGCAGCAGATGTCTTATATAGGACAGACTTTTTTCCTGGATTGGGTTGGATGTTGACACGTCAATTGTGGGCAGAACTTTCACCAAAATGGCCCAAATC ATATTGGGACGATTGGATAAGACAACCCGAACAACGTCGAAATCGTGCCTGTATCCGACCGGAAATCTCTAGAACGAGAACATTCGGTAAAACTGGTGTAAGCAA TGGAATGTTCTATGAAAGGCATTTAAAATATATCAAGTTGAATACTGAATATGTGCATTTTACCAAGATGAACTTAACATACTTGTTAAAA GACAATTATGACATAAATTTTGTCAATGATGTGTACCAATCAACGGTGGTCAGTTTTTCGGAATTGAAGAACGAAAAGGTGGTGGCACCAGGCGCG AGTGGTGTACCCAGAACTGGATACCGTGGGGTAGTTACTTTTTTCTACAAAGCAAGAAGAGTACATTTAGCACCCAATGCAAATTGGAATGGTTATGATATTACTTGGAGCTAA
- the LOC143147094 gene encoding CXXC-type zinc finger protein 1, giving the protein MADKRQQNLSKEEIAKQFMLPERKSKIATLLKQDGQAYCICRSSDSSRFMIGCDACEEWYHGDCINITEKDAKHIKQFFCIRCREEDPTLITRYKPRKTDQEDRKYKKHKEKEQAHRYEYDAPWDPTVVKKSSKRCGECTGCLRIENCGKCDACRHLKKFGPSVRLKLRCIQRTCRVLGDPLKPSKSFNKSSKFIKKRKRDSSNERNEHLEVPRHCYGPACTKQSRPGSKYCSDECGLKLATNRIYQVLPQRIQEWSLTPCIAEQNNRRALESVRKQQHDVRRILQELDKRHAELDRVIERAKHATIDPQAEVDDNDDTEMSMYCITCGHEIHSRTAIKHMEKCFNKYESQASFGSIFKTRIEGQVMFCDFYNPANRTYCKRLRVLCPEHCKDPKITETEVCGCPLVTNVFDTTGEFCRAPKKSCVKHYVWEKLRRAEIDMERVRQWLKIDELVEQERQIRANMATRAGVLALMLHSTYNHELMEQMTQEQNREQLEAMEEELHRRYGLLQKEQPVEQ; this is encoded by the exons ATGGCTGATAAAAGACAGCAGAATTTGTCG aaaGAAGAAATAGCAAAACAGTTTATGTTACCAGAGAGGAAAAGCAAAATAGCCACTTTATTGAAACAGGATGGACAAGCCTATTGTATTTGTAGAAGCTCTGATAGCTCACGTTTCATGAT AGGATGTGATGCATGTGAAGAATGGTATCACGGTGATTGCATAAACATAACAGAAAAAGATGCCAAGCACATAAAACAATTCTTTTGTATT CGTTGCAGAGAAGAAGATCCAACATTAATAACACGTTATAAACCTCGAAAGACAGATCAGGAAGATCGAAAGTACAAGAAACATAAAGAAAAAGAGCAAGCTCATAGATACGAGTATGATGCACCTTGGGATCCGACAGTAGTAAAAAAATCATCAAAACGTTGTGGAGAATGCACAGGCTGTCTTAGAATTGAAAACTGTGGAAAATGTGATGCATGCAG ACATTTGAAAAAATTTGGACCTTCAGTACGATTAAAGCTTAGATGTATACAAAGAACTTGTCGAGTGTTGGGTGATCCATTAAAGCCCTCAAAGAGCTTCAATAAAAGTTCAAAATTCATCAAAAAACGTAAGAGGGATTCAAGTAATGAAAGGAATGAACATCTAGAAGTGCCAAGACACTGTTACGGGCCAGCCTGCACTAAACAATCACGACCTGGCAGCAAGTATTGTTCTGATGAATGCGGTCTAAAATTAGCAACAAATAGAATTTACCAAGTACTACCACAACGGATACAAGAATGGTCATTGACACCATGCATTGCGGAACAGAATAATAGAAGGGCTTTAGAGTCAGTTAGAAAGCAACAACATGATGTCAGAAGAATATTGCAGGAACTGGATAAGAGGCATGCAGAATTGGATAGGGTTATTGAACGAGCGAAGCACGCGACAATCGATCCACAAGCTGAGGTGGATGATAATGATGACACTGAAATGAGCATGTATTGTATTACATGTGGGCATGAAATTCATTCAAGGACTGCTATTAAACatatggaaaaatgtttcaataAG TATGAATCTCAAGCATCTTTTGGTTCCATCTTTAAGACACGCATTGAAGGACAAGTGATGTTTTGTGATTTCTATAACCCTGCAAATCGGACTTACTGCAAAAGATTGCGTGTCCTTTGTCCAGAACATTGTAAAGATCCGAAAATTACTGAAACGGAAGTGTGCGGTTGTCCGTTGGTTACGAATGTGTTCGACACAACCGGCGAGTTCTGTCGGGCCCCAAAAAAAAGTTGCGTGAAGCATTATGTTTGGGAAAAGCTGCGACGAGCAGAGATCGACATGGAAAGAGTGAGACAATGGCTGAAGATAGACGAACTTGTCGAACAAGAAAGGCAAATTAGAGCGAACATGGCGACTCGTGCTGGTGTACTGGCCTTAATGCTGCACTCCACTTACAATCACGAACTGATGGAACAAATGACACAAGAACAGAATAGAGAACAGTTAGAAGCTATGGAGGAAGAACTCCATCGTAGGTACGGCTTGCTCCAAAAAGAGCAACCCGTGGAACAGTGA
- the Nd-19 gene encoding NADH dehydrogenase [ubiquinone] 1 alpha subcomplex subunit 8 — MVLTKNTQFPSDEELTVQEINVSWPLLLAASAYIGKKCEWPNNEFMLCKQELKDPRKCIQEGKNVTACALKVFQGIKKHCQDDFNHYVKCLEQSSATQELSLCRKTQGKVDACVLKNLNIERPSFGYFCEAKVHNSPRPEPEKPKPKEYPDAVPPIPQGPYPKAKYDNRHPWLY, encoded by the exons ATGGTTTTGACAAAAAATACTCAATTCCCATCAGACGAAGAATTAACTGTTCAAGAAATAAATGTTAGCTGGCCATTATTACTAGCCGCTTCTGCCTACATTGGAAAGAAATGTGAATGGCCTAACAAT GAGTTTATGCTATGTAAACAAGAACTGAAGGATCCAAGAAAATGTATTCAAGAGGGGAAAAATGTAACTGCCTGTGCATTAAAAGTATTTCAAGGCATTAAGAAACATTGTCAGGATGATTTTAATCACTATGTGAAATGCCTCGAACAATCCTCTGCCACCCAGGAACTTTCCTT GTGCCGAAAGACACAAGGGAAAGTAGATGCTTGTGTTCTGAAGAATTTGAACATAGAACGGCCTTCTTTTGGTTATTTTTGCGAGGCTAAGGTACATAATTCACCAAGACCAGAGCCAGAAAAGCCTAAACCAAAAGAATACCCAGATGCTGTACCGCCAATACCACAAGGTCCATATCCCAAAGCAAAATATGATAACCGTCATCCATGGCTTTACTAA
- the Mgat1 gene encoding alpha-1,3-mannosyl-glycoprotein 2-beta-N-acetylglucosaminyltransferase isoform X1: MRNRSVSVIFGSLVLWGLIIYFLISDQPANKERDTARVSNQISKLERRIKQEIALNQELLQDIKEDKQRKKKLDTANANADEKQKNTNRVNQTKILLEKEGKSTENNNKNAQPLQPELTHSSETSHNVPTKGKLPDGSPIIPVLVFSCNRVTVQRCLDQLIHYRPSIDQFPIIVSEDCQHRQTAEVIAKYGSQIMHIQQPDQSDVEVPPKEKKFKGYFKIARHYGWALNHVFFQLGYDTVIIVEDDLDIAPDFFEYFLGTYPLLVSDNSLWCVSAWNDNGKAGLVDQNAADVLYRTDFFPGLGWMLTRQLWAELSPKWPKSYWDDWIRQPEQRRNRACIRPEISRTRTFGKTGVSNGMFYERHLKYIKLNTEYVHFTKMNLTYLLKDNYDINFVNDVYQSTVVSFSELKNEKVVAPGAVRIPYYSRQAYKNTAKQFGLMDDFRSGVPRTGYRGVVTFFYKARRVHLAPNANWNGYDITWS, translated from the exons ATGCGGAACAGGTCAGTTAGTGTTATCTTTGGCTCTTTGGTCCTGTGGGGTTTGATTATATACTTTTTGATTTCTGATCAGCCAGCAAACAAGGAAAGGGACACG gcTAGAGTGTCCAATCAAATTAGCAAATTGGAAAGGAGAATAAAGCAAGAAATAGCACTGAATCAAGAGCTTCTTCAAGATATTAAAGAAGATAAGCAACGTAAAA AGAAGTTAGACACTGCAAATGCAAATGCAGATGAAAAGCAGAAGAATACGAATCGTGTTAACCAGACTAAAATTCTTCttgagaaagagggaaaaagtacagaaaataataataaaaatgctcAACCTTTGCAACCAGAATTAACACATTCT aGTGAAACCTCTCACAATGTTCCTACAAAAGGGAAACTACCAGATGGATCTCCAATAATACCAGTTTTGGTATTCTCTTGCAATCGAGTTACTGTACAAAGATGTTTGGATCAATTGATACATTACAGACCCAGCATAGACCAGTTTCCAATTATTGTCTCAGAAGATTGCCAACACCGTCAAACTGCTGAAGTAATTGCCAAATACGGGAGTCAAATAATGCATATACAG CAACCAGATCAATCGGATGTTGAAGTGCCgccgaaagaaaaaaagtttaaaGGCTACTTCAAAATCGCTCGCCACTATGGATGGGCTCTCAATCACGTCTTCTTTCAACTTGGATATGATACTGTGATAATAGTTGAAG atgATTTAGATATAGCCCCGgatttttttgaatattttctgggCACATATCCTTTACTAGTATCCGATAATTCCCTGTGGTGCGTATCAGCATGGAATGACAATGGTAAAGCTGGTTTGGTTGACCAGAATGCAGCAGATGTCTTATATAGGACAGACTTTTTTCCTGGATTGGGTTGGATGTTGACACGTCAATTGTGGGCAGAACTTTCACCAAAATGGCCCAAATC ATATTGGGACGATTGGATAAGACAACCCGAACAACGTCGAAATCGTGCCTGTATCCGACCGGAAATCTCTAGAACGAGAACATTCGGTAAAACTGGTGTAAGCAA TGGAATGTTCTATGAAAGGCATTTAAAATATATCAAGTTGAATACTGAATATGTGCATTTTACCAAGATGAACTTAACATACTTGTTAAAA GACAATTATGACATAAATTTTGTCAATGATGTGTACCAATCAACGGTGGTCAGTTTTTCGGAATTGAAGAACGAAAAGGTGGTGGCACCAGGCGCGGTACGAATACCTTATTACTCTCGCCAAGCGTATAAAAACACTGCTAAGCAATTTGGATTGATGGATGACTTTAGG AGTGGTGTACCCAGAACTGGATACCGTGGGGTAGTTACTTTTTTCTACAAAGCAAGAAGAGTACATTTAGCACCCAATGCAAATTGGAATGGTTATGATATTACTTGGAGCTAA